The Megalobrama amblycephala isolate DHTTF-2021 linkage group LG22, ASM1881202v1, whole genome shotgun sequence sequence CCAAGCCTGAAGATGAAGGGAAGTGAGTgaagaagacagagagagagagagagagaactcaCAACTGCCATATCTGTCTGTGTACATCTGATGTACATGTATATTACTCATGTTTACACTATGAGAGgaacatatatatacactcttATGTAAGTGCAATGTAAATGCATCAGCAAAACCTGTTgcttaagagatttgaaaattCCTTATGCATTGAAAATGGTAAAATTATAACATCCAAATGAACTGgttttaagtaaaaaatattatttaaaggggacctatgcccattttcacaagatgtaatataagtctctggtgtctccagaatgtgtttgtgaagtttcagctcaaaatcccccacagatcatttattatagcttgtcaaatttgcccatatttgggtgtgagcaaaaacacgccgtttttgtgtgtgtccctttaaatgcaaatgagctgctgctccagaagagggcggagcttaaACAGAtcacgcttcagttgctcaacaacaacaaagctggagaatctcacgcagccaaaatgaggattgtcagtaacggtgttcagccttacattgttcaaaccggagtcgacactgatggagagactcaggaagaagttacaacttttagacgtttctgaatggttagtggataaatttatgtagtttctgtggagttgattcaactcatcgactagcatgtgccgtcatgttaatcttttgtgcaaatccagcgttgaattgattctcgtttgtgaagcagtccggtgtaaaatgacggcatgacaacaacactctactacaacaactcttcctcttctctaaagcagcccaacatggcctcaccccctttattgtgtcttctcgggggcggggtttatgtaaattttggggtttgtgatgtcactgacccaggaagaagcttgttgtagtccctaccagctgtttgttgtagtccttaaaaagcgatttctgtaaaagaaaatatatccctttgcattgaactttgagcgtcgtaactttacagatgttgtttatgctcaaacagcaacatcaaACACCATCCCTTTAACATCACTGAATCAACCTAAAAATGCTAATTCTATAACTACAAAACAATTTTAcatcaggtaaaaaaaaaaatagctctTTAAACTCTCAACTGCTGGTTGGAaaacttgcataataattttcCCATCTGGActcaataaaaatatatcaataaatattCAGAACAACACTTCAACTTTTGCTTATGTCAAAGTGCGATTCTCCTATATATTTACCTGTTTTACATATGCAAATCACTGCACAGGTCATTTAGCATCACAAAGAGTGAATTTAGTACAACAGATGATGTTGTGACAGTTCGTTTAATTCAGATATAGATCAAAATATCTGACGTTCACAAAGAGCAGCAGAAGATACTGATACATTCGGTTCATTTAATGTACGCATGAATTCATAATTAACAAATAACGTGTGTCGAGGTAAAAAAGTAGCATATTTTATGCAATATGTTACATTTAAGACTAATCACAATTATTGTGTTGATTCTAGAGTTACGCAGCCTGTGCTTTTGCTCTGCTGTGCATGATAGTGCTCATAACACGGGACGCTAGAAGTACCGTCCCATCAAGTAACCGTCAATATCTAGATTTCACAGTTGTAGCTCAGGCTGTAAGCTAGCTGTCGGTGGTGAGGTCAGAATATCGAAAACAAGTGAGGTTCGACATCAAATAAAAACCTAacgaaaaaatgaaaacataaaatcatattctccattgtttttagactgaaatgaaaatgctgtcatcatttactcagcctcatgtcgttccaaacatgtatgaccTAATTTCTTCCGCACAACACAAGGGATTTTCCATACactgaaagtcaatgggatccaatgttcttcaaaatgtctCCCATAAAAGCAAGAAATGCGTtctgtgagtaaatgatgacagaatgttcatttttgggtgagctattcCTTTAAGATATTTGCTAAGAGACAAGCAGTCTGATTGTATACAAGAACAGACCGCCAAGCCCGGCGACGGCTGCCACGGCGACGGCCCTGACAACCAGAAACTCCATGGAGTCCTCCAGCTTGGTGTGCAGCCGCAGCACCTGTCTGTGAGTGTCCTCGCGAGAGCCCGAGTTCTCGATCACGTGACTGGCGAGTCCACGCTTCTCTTTGAGGGGCATCTGAGCGCCGATTCTCTGTTCGGCCTCCTCCTGACTCAAACCATCCCTCTGCATGAGTCGGGACAGCTGCGTCGCCGGATCACTGCCAATATACAGATCCCAGTGTTGttactaaaactattaaaaaatcattttcatgaaCTAAAGTTGGAAAAGTAATATATAAATTAGATTAAGACACTTAAACctaaatgaaatttagaaattcTGCCTTGGCAACTACAAAAAAtttagtaacactttagtttagggtccaattctcactattaactagttgcttattatcatgcatattactagtatattgtctgtttattacatattaatgccttattctgcatgatcatattctacatcccttaaacCTACtgatacctaaacttaacaactaccttactaactattaataagcagtaattaggtgtttattgagggaaaagtcatagtaatagttagttagttaacaaatttttaattaatatatagctaaattaatataaataaattaaagctaaatagaaatattgaggcacattaaattactaaaaagtaaaattaaaatgaaaactgaaaatatagctaatttaaaatattactacaTATTATATTGGtatataaattaaactaaaataacaccaGAAGATCTGCTTTAAAAACTACTTAAAAGCAACCAACCCAATCTGACTCATGTCATGTTTCATGAAAAACAGAGAAACTAAAAGagattaaaatgaatatcaTACCAGTATACGACAACAGTGTGGGTTAGGAACCGGGTGAGACGTCGTGTTTCGAAAAGCAGCGGCACATCCAAAATCACATATCTGTAGcctaaaaaacaacaaacacaagcatttATTCATGAGACTTATGCATAATCATAATCTGCTCTGTTTTAAGTATGCATGAGTGTACCTTTGATGAAGTACAGCAGTATCTGTTTGAACATTTCTTTATGAATTTCTGGGTGTGTGATGGAGTTTAGAAGTCTTCGTTTCTCTGGGTTGGAGAAGATTATCTGCCCCAGCTTCTGTCTGTCAATCTCGCCATTGTCTAACAAAATTTCCTGTCCAAAGTACCGCAAAATCAGTCTGTACGCTGGGCTCTGGGGCTTCACCACTGATGCAcagagaaaaatcacaaataaagcacatattatattatgttacatATTGTTacatagtcaaaccaaaatgtattcagacaccttgaacattacattcattaatacagtttattcactatagttttaaaaaatggtaataaaatatgacaagatctcagagttaaaccgtgtcagaaaaaattaatcttatgtcagataacactgaagcaaaacatggttaggtcaaagtgtctgaataatttttggttccaaatttgtatcaattttactggtagtccactgtgtgaagaatttttggacataatatgtcacagtttacttgattttgctatcctcacttacataaatgaactatagtgtcctgcacccactagtaaaaatatatcaacatttttttttttttttttggcattttcATTATCTTAAAAATGCTTCAAATATTATATgttgtacatttttaattaacaaaataaataaaatatgcattatgctatatttacatgtaaataattcaataaatgtgtatttttatttaatatttaatttatttttaaaatgcttcaaatatTATATgttgtacatttttaattaacaaaataaataaaatatgcattttgtacatttttaattaacaaaataaataaaatatgcattatgctttatttacatgtaaataattcaataaatgtgtatttttatttaatatttaatttatcttaAAAATGCTTCAAATATTATATgttgtacatttttaattaacaaaataaataaaatacgcATTATGCTTTATTTACATgtaaataattcaataaatgtgtatttttatttaatatttaatttatttttaaaatgcttcaaatatTATATgttgtacatttttaattaacaaaataaataaaatatgcattttgttcatttttaattaacaaaataaataaaatatgcattatgctttatttacatgtaaataattca is a genomic window containing:
- the dcakd gene encoding dephospho-CoA kinase domain-containing protein — encoded protein: MFLVGLTGGISSGKSTVSSQLKELGCPVIDADVVARKVVKPQSPAYRLILRYFGQEILLDNGEIDRQKLGQIIFSNPEKRRLLNSITHPEIHKEMFKQILLYFIKGYRYVILDVPLLFETRRLTRFLTHTVVVYCDPATQLSRLMQRDGLSQEEAEQRIGAQMPLKEKRGLASHVIENSGSREDTHRQVLRLHTKLEDSMEFLVVRAVAVAAVAGLGGLFLYTIRLLVS